TGGCCAAGCCGACAAAGTACTTTTTGTCAACTATACCGACCTGTACATTAAAGCGTGCCAAACGAAAAGCCCCGCAGGCAGTGAACACAAATGCACAACCTAGACCAATGCGACCTAATGGCTCTAGCGCAAAGCTATAAATTAGAATTGCCGGGGCAATACCAAAAGCCAACATATCGGCCAGAGAGTCATATTGCTCCCCAAATGGACTTTGCGCATTGAGCATCCGTGCAACTCGACCATCTGCACCATCTAAAATAGCTGATAAGAAAATCGCTAAGGACGCTTGATAAAATCGTCCATCAGTACTGGCCAAAATTGAGTAAAAACCAGATAGTAATGACAAAGTGGTAATTAAGTTAGGTGCTAAATAAACACCACGACTCACCACTTGCTTACCTTCAGCGACTTCTGATTCAATCACCTCAAAAGTCAGACCGTCATAGTCATCATTATCCGCTAAACGGATATTAGACTCATGCTCATCTACAAAGGGCGGCTGGGTAGCCGCACTGTCCTGCAATAGAGGTTCTTTTGGCAGTCCAGCGTTCAGATGGTTACTATCTGTACGATTGTTACTTGAATTATTGGTGTTACCTGAGTTATTGGGTGGTTGCTCGGTGGTCATAACAAGGTCCTTATTCGCCAACCAGCCAGCGCACATTAGTCGCGCTATCGGGGGTTAGGTTAGGCGCATCAGCTACTTTAAATACAGGTTGTAAGAAACGTAATATCTCACGTGCATGGTTGTCAAACTGCCACGGTGGATTGATAATGAGCATACCCGTACCATTTAGGCCAACAGCAATATCATTGGGATAGATATTCAGCTCACAAACCAGCTGACGTCTCATCTCGGTACGTTTCAGTTTCTTATAAAACAACTCTACCGCTTCAATGTTCTTAATAGGGAACCATAACGCGTAAGTGCCTTGTGGCCACTTATTATAAGACGCTACTAATAAATTGATCAGACGGGTAAAATCTTTATGTTCTTGTTCATATGGCGGATCAAGTAGAATTAGACCACGTTTCTCTTGTGGCGGGATGACCGCAGCAATACCTTCAAATGCATTGCGATGATGAATACCAATAGGCAATTTATGCAGCTGGTAGTTAAGGGCATCATACTCGCTAGCTTTTGCTTCAAACGCTTCACCGCGAACACTACCATCAGTGCTTTTTTCGACATGATGCGCAATCCACCACGGCGAGCCAGGATAAACTTTTTTGTCATAAGTAAAACGGGCTTGCTTAACGCCTTCCACGTAATCTTTAACCGCTGTTGGCGCTTGTTCGGTATCAGCTTTCATCAAGGCTTGAACACCGCCTCTAAACTCTCCTGTCTTACGTGCCTCTTCACTGGCAAGCGAATACAGGCCACGGCCACCATAGGCGTCAAGCACATAAAAAGGTTTGTTTTTTTGGCTTAATTGATTAAGCAGTTGTACCAATAAAATGTGTTTGACCACATCAGCAAAGTTACCGGCGTGATAGGCATGTTTATAATTCATAAGTTTAAAAGTTTAAGTAAGAAAAATTGCATCTATGGTAGCATAGGAAGCGCAAAAAATAACGATGGTTTTGGTAAATAGGTGTTGATTGACCGTTGATAGAGCAAGGTGGTAATGAAATGATAGAGATTAGCAGTAACCTTCATTTGACAGATTTAAGCTCAACAGAGTTGGTCATCGATAATCCGATAGGGGATAATAATCCGCCGCTGCTTACTCCGAATATCGATGGCATTAATGATGTTTCACTTACCCAACATGAACTACAACTGTCTGATTTCGAAGTTGACTGGGGAGATAGGCTTACTAACACCCAGCTTGATAAGCTCGTCAATGAGGGTTGGATCATTATCGATGATGTATTTAACAGTAAGGCTCTGTTAGCGCTACAGGCGGAAAGTGGCTTTGTTGACTATCGAGCAGCACAGCTCACCGCCGGTATTCAGGTCAGTGATATTCGCGGTGATAACATCCGCTGGATTACGCAGGTTTTTTTTGCTGGGTTTTATTATCTACAAAGCATTAACGCACTTGCTACCGTATTTAATCGCAGTTTATTCACTGGTATCCGCCATAGCGAGGCGCATTATGCCTGCTATCCGGTCGGCTTTGGTTACCAATGGCATAAAGATAATCCTACGAACCGTGATGAGCGCGTCCTCTCAGCGGTGTTTTATCTCAATGATGAATGGGCAAACAGTGACGGCGGTGCGTTAGAAGTGATCGATAATCATGGCAAGCATCACAATGTTATGCCAGTGGCTAATCGCTTAGTAATCTTTAATAGTAATATACAACATCAAGTACAGACAGCCCACCGGCAACGTTACTCTATTGCTACCTGGATGCGCCGTGATGGCTTAGTTCCTTTCGTTGAAAACACTTAATATTGAAAGCAACTAATAATGAACTACTTTTAACTTTGAAAAGGCTCCCAATGTCAAATCATAACTTAACAGCAGAGACTGTTAGCAATCATAGCGAAAGCATGAAAACCTCCACAACAGATACTTCTCAGCAAGCAACTTTAGCCTTAAGTATGGCATTGATGGAGCGTCCTTCGGTGACACCTGACGATACCGGATGCCAAGACATATTGTCAGCGCGACTTCAGCAAGCGGGATTTGACTGCGAGTTTATGTACTTCGGCGATAGACAACAAAGCGGTGAACATGCTGAAGTCAAAAACTTATGGGCGCGGCGCGGAACCACTGAGCCAGTGATTTGCTTTGCAGGTCATACCGATGTGGTACCGACAGGCGATGAAAACAATTGGACTTATCCGCCATTTACTCCAACGCTTGCTAATGGTTATCTATGGGGACGCGGCGCGGCTGATATGAAAACCGGTATTGCCGCCTTTACGGTCGCTGCCGAACGCTTTGTCCTCAACCATCCAGAACATAACGGCTCTATTGCATTCTTAATTACTTCTGACGAAGAAGGCCCATCAATTAATGGCACAGTCAAAGTAATCGAAGCGCTAGAAGCACGAAATGAAAAAATTACTTATTGCCTCGTTGGTGAGCCATCGAGTACCGACACCCTCGGCGATATTATCAAAAACGGTCGCCGTGGCTCATTGGGTGCAGTCTTAACCGTTACTGGTAAACAAGGCCATGTTGCCTACCTACATCTAGCTTCCAACCCTATTCATGCGGTCCTGCCAGCACTGGCGGAATTGACTGAGGCGACTTGGGATAAAGGTAATGAGTACTTCCCCGCCACCTCACTACAAATCTCTAATATCAACGGCGGCACTGGCGCAACCAACGTCATTCCTGCAACGTTAGAGGTGGTCTTTAACTTTCGCTTTTCTACTGAAACTACCGAAGATGAATTAAAAGCAAAAACTCACGCAATATTTGACAAATATTTTTCAGATAGTAAGGCTAAGTATGAGATTAATTGGAAGTTATCAGGTGAACCGTTTTTGACCCCTGAAGGCCAACTAGTCTCAGCATGCCAGCAAGCGATTAAAGCAGTTACCGATACTGATACTACTTTATCCACTTCTGGTGGCACCTCCGACGGACGCTTTATTGCCCCAACGGGTGCGCAAGTGGTAGAGCTTGGCGTACGCAATGCCACCATTCATCAAGTCGATGAAAAGATTGAGATTGATGATTTAGGAAGATTGGCGCAAATATATGAAGGGATTTTAGAGAACTTATTGCTTGATTAAGAACTTCAGTGAGACTGATTATATTTTATCCATAAAAAAGCGCTACTTGCTAAACAAGTAGCGCTTTTTTTATTTTTAGTCAGGACTGTTTTTGATAAAGGCTATGTGTAATAAGGATTATGACGAGCTGCAAATCATTAGCTGTGCGCTTCAAACTATAGCCAGTCATATCAAGTAATAGGTCAATAGTAAACAATTAGCTACGTTTTAAAATAGTTATCAACTGACTACTTTGACCTAGGCGTTATCATGCTTAGCAAAACCAATCTTTGGATAGCTCGTTTTATTAGCCACATCACTCGCTTGCAGATCAGATAATAGAATAATCTGACAGTTGGGTGGTAATTGCTGCTCAATCTTTTTAATCATCATCTTACCGATACCCTGGTGTTGATAGTCTTCCACCACTGCTAATTCTGATAGATAACAGCAGTAGCTAAAATCACTCACGCAGCGTGCGACCCCAATCAACTGTTTTTCATTGACGCCATCATCATCCAACTGTTCATCTATCCATGCCGTGATTAATAAGTCCGCATTATCAAGCATGCCTTTTATTACATAGTAGTTATCTATTGGTCGGCTTGCGCCTAAGCTGCACTTATTAAGTAGTTCGATGAACTGTTCAGGGCTAATAGCTGTATTGATTTGATAGGTTACCTGATGCGTCGTCACAGACTGTCCTTTTAATGCTCATCACATGACTGAATTCACTCGATACCAATATAGACATCAACTTGACCGTATTCTAGATTGCCATCGACATAACACTCAAAATCGACATCGTAAACTCGCGTGTGTTCGCAGCTTGGGTCATTAAAATATTCCCAGACCTTCTCCCAAGCATTCATCACCGTATTAGGCATGTTGCCATGCTCAGAGAATACTAAATACTTTCCTGCAGGAATAGTCACTGTCATCACACTGCCAGCATTGAGAGTAGCGTCTTTGCCTGGCTGCTCTTGCTCGCCTTGCTGACTGCCTACCTTCCAACTGGCTACGACATCAAAAGCGCCGACTTCATCATTGCTCTCATAGTTGTGATAAATACCATAAATATCCTCACCCTTTTCGAGATGACTCACATGACCTTGATAAAACTTTTGCCATAATCTACCTAATTTGGCAGTGTCGTGGCTGATTTCAGCAATATTGGTGGTGCGAACGCTGATACCTTTACAAGCTACCGCTTCGGTTAGCTCTTTAATTTGTGAAGTCATGATACTGCCTGTCCTGTTCTTTTGTTTAAGAGCCTGGTTATTTGAGGTCATACGTAAAGCAGTAAAATCGAACTAGTCAGCAGCTTCATCAATCCAATTCATTTGAATGGATTCTAATATACCTTCGTTCGATTTTTTGGGATCATCATCAAAGCCCTCAAGCTCTGTTATCCAACGATGTAAATCGGTAAAACGTACTTGTTGTGGGTCGGTCTCAGGAAATTTTTCGTAAAGCTCAATAGCGATATCCAAGCTATCTGTCCATTTTAATGACTGCGGGATCATAACGGCTCCTTAAAATTAAATTACAATGTTTATAATTAGCGGCATCACTCATTAACGCTATCATTGATTAATGGGATACCCAATCAATGTGCTCTATCCTAGCAAACTTCGCCTGATGATGTATAGCCAAGCCTCACAATTATTAACAACCGTCTAAATTAATGACCCTCTATTGATGGCGTTGGCGCAGACTTCACTGCTATCTGATGCTTGTTCCAAGAAGTGATGACCTCGGTCAGTCGCTCACCCACCATATCAAGGCAACTGGGTTTACACTTACCTCGCTTATCCATCAATACAAACTTAGTCATTGCCACTGCCATCAGCTGATTTTTTACGAAGAAACGATGCTCAAAGTAGATATATTTATGGTCCCAGCCGGCCAGAGTGCTACTAACCGTCATTTTATCCAAAAACTTAATTTCTTTAAGATAGATGACCTCTTGCATGGCGATAATCCATTGCAATGACTTGATACCTTTTTGGTGACTACAGGCCAGCAGCCAGTGAGTGACGTTTAGCTCAATAAAAGATAAATAACGATAGTTGGGCAAGTGATTACGAAAGCCCATGTCGTGCGGCAATACTCGATAGTGGCGTAACACAGGGGTAGTGAGGGCTTCGATACTGAGCTGACCATTAACCGCCTGCTGTTTCAGTTGCTGCTTAAGCAAGCCAATCATAATAAAAAAACGCAGTAACATATTCACGAGCAACTCTCTTATTAAGTATATAAACTGCTGAAGGTTATAGCAGAAAAAAGGTAAATTGGTTTGACGCAAAAAAAGCCACCTCAGTGACTTTTAGCGATTATCGTTAGTATTCAAGACCGTCAAGTTAAAGACTAATTTAATCTATTTTAGCAACACTGCTCATTTTTAGTAGTGCACAAGCTAGACGCTGACAGTGATTGCAAAATCAGATTAGTGACGCCTAGTCTCTTAACCTAATAGCTGATTAAATTAGCAGCTTAATGACCCGCGCCATTGATACTACGAACCATCTCTTCGACCACTTTTTTAGCATCACCAAATATCATCATGGTTTTGTCCATATAGAACAAGCTGTTGTCTAAGCCGGCGTAACCGGTGCTCATCGAACGCTTAATAACCATGACTGTTCGGGCTTTGCTGACCTCCAAGATAGGCATACCAAATATTGGCGAGGTAGGATCGTCCTTCGCAGAAGGGTTCACCACGTCATTAGCGCCAATGACGACTACTACATCAGTACTTGAAAAGTCGGAGTTAATCTCATCCATCTCAAGAATATCATCATAAGGCACATCAGCTTCAGCCAGTAAGACGTTCATATGTCCGGGCATACGACCAGCAACCGGATGGATAGCAAAGCGTACGTTAACACCTTCTGCTTTCAATAATTCATATAACTCTTTGACCGCATTTTGTGCGCGACCTTGCGCCATGCCATAACCAGGTACAATAATCACATCGTTAGCGTTGGCCATTAGGAATCCAGCATCTTCTGCCGAGCCTGATTTATAATTTTTTGGCGCGCCATCATCTCCGCCTGCAGCGACGGCTACTGTACCTATACCGCCAAATAAGACGTTTAATAATGAGCGATTCATCGCTTTACACATGATGTAGGACAAAATAGCACCAGATGACCCAACTAAGGAACCGGCAATAATCAGCATCGAGTTACCGAGCGTAAAACCAATACCCGCTGCTGCCCAACCTGAGAATGAGTTCAGTAAAGACACCACTACCGGCATATCACCGCCACCAATCGGGGCAATCCACATCCAACCAAACACTACCGCCAATACCGTCATCGCATAAAATGCAGGCAGCGAATCGGTCAAAAAGTAAACCGCGCCAAAACTAACCATAGCGATAAACAAAATGGCCTGTACCGGTTTAACCCAGCCGCCTACTAGAGTTTTTGCCCAACTCTTAGCAGCTAATTTACCAAAGGCAAAAAATGAAGCTGAAAAGGTAATCGCACCAATAAAGCAACCTATAAATAATTCTAGACGGGTAATGGTACTGTACGCTTCCTCAGTATGTAGCACCGTTGCTAAAGCAATGGCTACCGCCGCTAAACCAACGAAGGAATGCATCAGCGCCACCGTTTCTGGCATCTGGGTCATTGCAACCGTTTTGGCTTTCCACAGTCCAACGATTGCACCTAAAACCATCGCGCCAATAATTAGCCATAGCACTGGGCCTTCGGCTAAGAAAAACGTCGTAATGACCGCAATGGCCATCGCCACCATACCTAACCGGTTGCCACGAATAGCCGTTTTTGGGCTGGACAGACCACGTAAGGTCAAGACAAATAATATCGCACCAACTAAGTAAAACCAATCAGCATTGGTAGCAATCGTATTAGTTAAGTCGTTCATGCGTCACCTCCACTATCAGTGGTTACAACCGGGGCTTTTTTAGGTTTTGGTTTAAACATTGCAAGCATACGTTCCGTCACAGCAAAACCACCAAAGATATTGACACTGGCTAAAAATACGGCAAAAGTACCGAGTAAGCTGGTCGCGGTAAACATGCTACCGTCAATGGTAACGGTCTGGAGCATCGCACCGACGATGACAATACTCGATAGGGCATTGGTCACTGCCATCAATGGCGTGTGTAGCGCTGGTGTTACGCCCCAAACAACGTAATACCCTACAAGAATAGCGAGCACGAATATCGTGAAAATCGCTACAAAAGGCGTACTCATCATGGCTTCACCAGCTGGTGCCGCGGCTAAAATAGTCGCAATCATCTTATCCTCCTAAAAATCTATTTATTACTATTCATGGGTTTTACTGGCGTTTGGCGGTGGTCATTTATATTATTAACGTTGAGCGAGACGTACCTGACCATCATGCGTGACTGCCAATGCACCTTGAATCTCATCTTCCATATTTAAGCGCAGGGTCAATTCATTGGGTGATGCATTGCCTGAGCCATCATTGTCGGCTACGGCTTCAGGTGTCGATTCAGAAGCAATTAAGGTGGTGATAAAATGAACCAAGTTATTGGCATAAAAATCTGAAGATTGCGCAGCCAACATCGAAGGAATATTAGCGGCGCCAACGATCCGCACGCCATTCTCGGTAGTGATGGTTTCATTGGCCACGCAGCCTTCAACATTACCGCCAGTACCAGCGGCCATATCAATCAGTACCGCACCCGCTTTCATTTTGGCAAGCGTGGCTTGGTGCACTAAGCGTGGGGCTTGTCGACCAGGAATTTGCGCGGTAGTAATCACAATATCAGCGGCACTTAATGCTTTGTCCACTACTGCTGCTTGGTCTTTGATATACTGTTCTGAGGGCGTCCATGCATAGCCGCCTGTGCCTTTAGCCTTTTGCGCTTCATCTTCACTCATCGGTACATCAAGCCACTTACCACCGAGCGATTCGACTTGCTCTTTGGCGGCAGGACGTAAATCACTGGCCTCAACCACTGCCCCTAAACGCTTAGCAGTGGCAATCGCTTGCAAGCCTGCGACCCCAACGCCCAGAATAACTACTTTAGCGGGCTTGACCGTTCCTGCTGAGGTCATGAACATAGGGAAAGGACGCGAAAACTCATTGGCAGCGAGCAGTACTGCTTTATAGCCGGCAAGGTTGGCCTGTGATGACAGGACATCCATGTTTTGTGCTCGTGACAAGGTGCGGGGCAGTAGCTCCATGGCAAAAGCAGTGACACCTTGTTCAGCATAAGCGTCAAGCTGGGTATTGCGGTAAGGATCTAGCATACCAATGACAATCTGTCCCGATGTCAAACTCGCAGCTATAGTCGCTGGCAAGTCATCTACCGTGGTGATTATACGAGCATCAGCAGTAACCTCAGCATTGCTAGCAGCAATGCTAGCACCGGCAGCTTGATAGCTGTCATCAGAATAATAGGCCGCCTGACCTGCTCCAGACTGTATGATTACCTCAAAGCCAAGCTTGCGCAGTTTTTTGACTGCGTCTGGAGTTAGCGCCACCCGGCTCTCATGGGCGACATCTGCACTGATTACACCGATTTTCATACCATCTCCTTACGTCGAATAACTTACCTTGGATACTCTCAATTCACATTTACAGAGTACAAGGGACAAGGGACAAAAAAAATTGAGCACTGCTTAAACTAAGAACAATAACTAAAGATTATCAATTTAATAAATGAATAAATGATAGCTACGTTGCCATCACGCCTTTTTATTATAAAGACATCAAGAACCAACTTTCATTGGTTATTGATGACCCGTAAGTATAATAAAAAGTTAGGTATTTACACCATTTCCATAAATTTTATTGTTATATTTGGAAGTTTTATTTTTCCAACGAACTCTGGCTTTCAAGAAAAACACCCTAAAACAGCGATAAGAAAGACCAATCAAAGCAGTAAACGTTGCATACTAAGCGACCCTGAGCCTGTCACAGGTTTGTCATTAGTCTACTATATAAGGAATAATTATGTATTTTGTACTTTCCCCTGCGAAATCTTTGAACGAGAGCGATGCTATACCCCTCAATCTTGACAATTATTATAGCCAACCAGTGTTTGTTGACGAATCAGCACAACTCATCAAGGGACTTAAAAACAAAGACCCAATGGATTTACAGGAGCTAATGAACATTTCATCCGAGCTTGCTACTTTGAATGCCGTTCGTAATCATGCTTGGCAACTGCCCTTTACCACTGATAACGCCAAACCAGCCAGCTATTTGTTCGATGGTGATGTTTATACTGGACTTGATAGTTATGCCATGGATAAACAAACAATACTATATTTAAATGAACATTTGGGAATATTATCAGGCTTATATGGTTTACTTAAGCCATTAGATTTAATGCAGCCTTATCGGTTAGAGATGGGCACTAAACTTAAGAACGAGCGCGGTGAGAATTTGTACGAGTTTTGGGGTGAGCAGATTACCGATCTGCTCAATCAGCGGATTAAAGATACCCAGTCAGACGGTGAATTGCCGGTATTAGTCAACCTGGCCTCGAATGAATACTTTAAAGCCGTCAAGAAAAAAGCACTGCAAGCGGAAATAATTACCCCACGCTTTGAAGATCAAAAAAACGGCCAATATAAAGTCATTAGCTTTTATGCCAAAAAAGCGCGAGGGCTGATGGTGAAGTATGCCGCTGATAATAAACTTACCCACGCAGAACAGCTAAAGGACTTTAACCTAGCGGGATATTATTATTGTGCAGAAGCGTCGGATGGTAATACTTGGACTTTTAGACGTAATGAGAATGACCAGTAGTAACAGTAACAGAATCATTAGATGAGTAGAGAAAAACCCCGACTTACTAAGTCGGGGTTTTTTTGAAGTAGTGTTATTAACCATCTAGGTATTAAAAGCAAACAGCACTAATTGAATATCTTGTAAGAAACTATTCTTCTACAGTATCAGATTATATTAATCGATCAAAATGATGCACAAGTACGCATGGAGAACGGTCTATTGAGTACGTGCTTGTAAAAGGGCATCTACTATTAAAGCAAGTCAAGGGAAAGCGAAACAGGTAATATTATAAAAGTGGCTCGTATTAATAGAAATAGACCACTACATTTTATGATGTCAAAAATACCTATTTGGCAAAGCATAGTTATCCAGAGACTTTTTCAGTCATAGTCGCACATCCCTTTCGATTGTACTGCGATGATACTGCTTCATACTTACCTTTTAAGAGGGCATATTCGGATTGGAGTACGCCATCACCTCCCTCTAAAAATAAAAGTGCAGGCCAAAATAATACTAATCCAACGCCCATTTGCCATGAATCAACTGATGCTTTTTTATCTACTTGACCAGTAGTTGTGGCTACTCTTTGCGATATCTCTCTCATTTCATCTTCTAAAGTAGAGCAGCTAAAACTAGCATATTCATTTGGAGATACATAAGTTGCAGGAATATTAATAGATTTACTAGCACAACCACTTAGGATAAAAACGGTAGCTAAAGTTATGAGTGTAATGGGTAATTTATTTTTCAATGAATGTTCCTTTTCAATTATCATTTAAGTTTTTAATCATCAGTAAACAGAGCGGAGAATAGTCTAATTTTCAAAAAATTACAATATACATGCATGATAGTAGGGTCTGTTGAACATTGGG
The sequence above is a segment of the Psychrobacter sp. PL19 genome. Coding sequences within it:
- a CDS encoding NAD(P)(+) transhydrogenase (Re/Si-specific) subunit beta, whose protein sequence is MNDLTNTIATNADWFYLVGAILFVLTLRGLSSPKTAIRGNRLGMVAMAIAVITTFFLAEGPVLWLIIGAMVLGAIVGLWKAKTVAMTQMPETVALMHSFVGLAAVAIALATVLHTEEAYSTITRLELFIGCFIGAITFSASFFAFGKLAAKSWAKTLVGGWVKPVQAILFIAMVSFGAVYFLTDSLPAFYAMTVLAVVFGWMWIAPIGGGDMPVVVSLLNSFSGWAAAGIGFTLGNSMLIIAGSLVGSSGAILSYIMCKAMNRSLLNVLFGGIGTVAVAAGGDDGAPKNYKSGSAEDAGFLMANANDVIIVPGYGMAQGRAQNAVKELYELLKAEGVNVRFAIHPVAGRMPGHMNVLLAEADVPYDDILEMDEINSDFSSTDVVVVIGANDVVNPSAKDDPTSPIFGMPILEVSKARTVMVIKRSMSTGYAGLDNSLFYMDKTMMIFGDAKKVVEEMVRSINGAGH
- the dapE gene encoding succinyl-diaminopimelate desuccinylase, with the protein product MKTSTTDTSQQATLALSMALMERPSVTPDDTGCQDILSARLQQAGFDCEFMYFGDRQQSGEHAEVKNLWARRGTTEPVICFAGHTDVVPTGDENNWTYPPFTPTLANGYLWGRGAADMKTGIAAFTVAAERFVLNHPEHNGSIAFLITSDEEGPSINGTVKVIEALEARNEKITYCLVGEPSSTDTLGDIIKNGRRGSLGAVLTVTGKQGHVAYLHLASNPIHAVLPALAELTEATWDKGNEYFPATSLQISNINGGTGATNVIPATLEVVFNFRFSTETTEDELKAKTHAIFDKYFSDSKAKYEINWKLSGEPFLTPEGQLVSACQQAIKAVTDTDTTLSTSGGTSDGRFIAPTGAQVVELGVRNATIHQVDEKIEIDDLGRLAQIYEGILENLLLD
- a CDS encoding NAD(P) transhydrogenase subunit alpha; the encoded protein is MKIGVISADVAHESRVALTPDAVKKLRKLGFEVIIQSGAGQAAYYSDDSYQAAGASIAASNAEVTADARIITTVDDLPATIAASLTSGQIVIGMLDPYRNTQLDAYAEQGVTAFAMELLPRTLSRAQNMDVLSSQANLAGYKAVLLAANEFSRPFPMFMTSAGTVKPAKVVILGVGVAGLQAIATAKRLGAVVEASDLRPAAKEQVESLGGKWLDVPMSEDEAQKAKGTGGYAWTPSEQYIKDQAAVVDKALSAADIVITTAQIPGRQAPRLVHQATLAKMKAGAVLIDMAAGTGGNVEGCVANETITTENGVRIVGAANIPSMLAAQSSDFYANNLVHFITTLIASESTPEAVADNDGSGNASPNELTLRLNMEDEIQGALAVTHDGQVRLAQR
- a CDS encoding GyrI-like domain-containing protein encodes the protein MTSQIKELTEAVACKGISVRTTNIAEISHDTAKLGRLWQKFYQGHVSHLEKGEDIYGIYHNYESNDEVGAFDVVASWKVGSQQGEQEQPGKDATLNAGSVMTVTIPAGKYLVFSEHGNMPNTVMNAWEKVWEYFNDPSCEHTRVYDVDFECYVDGNLEYGQVDVYIGIE
- a CDS encoding GNAT family N-acetyltransferase, which translates into the protein MTTHQVTYQINTAISPEQFIELLNKCSLGASRPIDNYYVIKGMLDNADLLITAWIDEQLDDDGVNEKQLIGVARCVSDFSYCCYLSELAVVEDYQHQGIGKMMIKKIEQQLPPNCQIILLSDLQASDVANKTSYPKIGFAKHDNA
- the pssA gene encoding CDP-diacylglycerol--serine O-phosphatidyltransferase → MTTEQPPNNSGNTNNSSNNRTDSNHLNAGLPKEPLLQDSAATQPPFVDEHESNIRLADNDDYDGLTFEVIESEVAEGKQVVSRGVYLAPNLITTLSLLSGFYSILASTDGRFYQASLAIFLSAILDGADGRVARMLNAQSPFGEQYDSLADMLAFGIAPAILIYSFALEPLGRIGLGCAFVFTACGAFRLARFNVQVGIVDKKYFVGLASPLAAILVTSAVMVAIDHNEWVGQYDTLVIMLFAAWVVICGLLMVSNVKYYSFKEFDKKKVPFVVLIVGVLVMSIAIYDIPVGILAIGFIYALSGIVTTLKSKV
- a CDS encoding 2OG-Fe(II) oxygenase; the protein is MIEISSNLHLTDLSSTELVIDNPIGDNNPPLLTPNIDGINDVSLTQHELQLSDFEVDWGDRLTNTQLDKLVNEGWIIIDDVFNSKALLALQAESGFVDYRAAQLTAGIQVSDIRGDNIRWITQVFFAGFYYLQSINALATVFNRSLFTGIRHSEAHYACYPVGFGYQWHKDNPTNRDERVLSAVFYLNDEWANSDGGALEVIDNHGKHHNVMPVANRLVIFNSNIQHQVQTAHRQRYSIATWMRRDGLVPFVENT
- the iscX gene encoding Fe-S cluster assembly protein IscX; translated protein: MIPQSLKWTDSLDIAIELYEKFPETDPQQVRFTDLHRWITELEGFDDDPKKSNEGILESIQMNWIDEAAD
- a CDS encoding acyl-CoA thioesterase encodes the protein MNMLLRFFIMIGLLKQQLKQQAVNGQLSIEALTTPVLRHYRVLPHDMGFRNHLPNYRYLSFIELNVTHWLLACSHQKGIKSLQWIIAMQEVIYLKEIKFLDKMTVSSTLAGWDHKYIYFEHRFFVKNQLMAVAMTKFVLMDKRGKCKPSCLDMVGERLTEVITSWNKHQIAVKSAPTPSIEGH
- a CDS encoding 23S rRNA (adenine(2030)-N(6))-methyltransferase RlmJ; this encodes MNYKHAYHAGNFADVVKHILLVQLLNQLSQKNKPFYVLDAYGGRGLYSLASEEARKTGEFRGGVQALMKADTEQAPTAVKDYVEGVKQARFTYDKKVYPGSPWWIAHHVEKSTDGSVRGEAFEAKASEYDALNYQLHKLPIGIHHRNAFEGIAAVIPPQEKRGLILLDPPYEQEHKDFTRLINLLVASYNKWPQGTYALWFPIKNIEAVELFYKKLKRTEMRRQLVCELNIYPNDIAVGLNGTGMLIINPPWQFDNHAREILRFLQPVFKVADAPNLTPDSATNVRWLVGE
- the yaaA gene encoding peroxide stress protein YaaA, with the protein product MYFVLSPAKSLNESDAIPLNLDNYYSQPVFVDESAQLIKGLKNKDPMDLQELMNISSELATLNAVRNHAWQLPFTTDNAKPASYLFDGDVYTGLDSYAMDKQTILYLNEHLGILSGLYGLLKPLDLMQPYRLEMGTKLKNERGENLYEFWGEQITDLLNQRIKDTQSDGELPVLVNLASNEYFKAVKKKALQAEIITPRFEDQKNGQYKVISFYAKKARGLMVKYAADNKLTHAEQLKDFNLAGYYYCAEASDGNTWTFRRNENDQ
- a CDS encoding proton-translocating transhydrogenase family protein, which gives rise to MSTPFVAIFTIFVLAILVGYYVVWGVTPALHTPLMAVTNALSSIVIVGAMLQTVTIDGSMFTATSLLGTFAVFLASVNIFGGFAVTERMLAMFKPKPKKAPVVTTDSGGDA